Genomic DNA from Sphingomonas hankookensis:
GCGCTGTCGCCTGTTGCGGTGAACGGCCCGCGATCGACGATCAGGGTGTGATGGGGCAAGCCCGGCGGCTGGTCTGGCGCATCGACAAAGCGCAACAGATAATGATGCTGCGGCTGGGCAGCGAAGGCTGCCACATGCATCCGGCCCAGCGCCAGCATGATGCGGCGGGTCGGGCCTGCCAGCGCTGCCACCGCACCGTCGATGCTGGCAACGCGGGTCCAGCGGTCTCCGGCGACCGATTGCCACGCCCGGCGGGTCAGCGCTACATGAGGCACTCCGGCCAGACGGGCCGCCTCCACGGCATGGCTGCTCATCGTTGCGGCAAAGGGGTGGGTCGCGTCCACCAGATGAGTCACGCGGTGGTGGCGCAGATAATCGGCCAGCCCCGCCACACCGCCGAACCCGCCGACACGCACCGGCACCGGTTGAGCGCGGGGGTTTTCGGTCCGTCCGGCATAGCTGAGCGTCGTCGCAATGCCCCGCGCGCCAAGCAGGCGGGCAAGCGCGCTGGCCTCTGTCGTGCCGCCCAGCAGGAGGACGTTGGGCATGGCTGATATGGCTCCTGAAGCGTGGTTGACGATCATCGGCATTGGCGAGGACGGGCCGGACGGCCTTTCCGCCGCCGCCGGCACGGCGCTGGCGCAGGCCGGACTGGTCATGGGACCGGCACGGCACCTGTCGCTGCTGCCCGCGATTACCTGTACCATGATCGAATGGCCAGTACCCTTTGCCGATGGCATTGCCCTGCTGATGCAACATCGCGGGCAGCGGGTGGTGATGCTGGCATCGGGCGATCCGTTCTGGTTCGGGGCGGGAAGCAGTGTGGCGAGCCTGCTTGATCCGGGCGAATGGGTTGCGATCCCCGCGCCTTCCACCTTCACGCTGGCGGTTGCGCGGCTGGGCTGGCCGGTTCAGGATGTGGCCTGTCTTGGCCTCCATGCCGCGCCGTTAGATCGGCTCAAGCCCCACCTGGCACCAGGGCGGCGCGTCATTGCACTGTTGCGCGATGGCGCGGCGGTGGCCGCGCTGGCGGACTATCTGACCGGCCAAGGCTTTGGCGCGTCAGCGTTGCATGTGATGGAAGCGCTGGGCGGGCCGCGCGAACGGGTTCGCACCGCGCGCGCCGAGGGGCTGTCTTTCACCGACATCGCCCATCCGGTAGCGGCCGGGATCGAGTGTGCCGGG
This window encodes:
- a CDS encoding cobalt-precorrin-6A reductase, which translates into the protein MPNVLLLGGTTEASALARLLGARGIATTLSYAGRTENPRAQPVPVRVGGFGGVAGLADYLRHHRVTHLVDATHPFAATMSSHAVEAARLAGVPHVALTRRAWQSVAGDRWTRVASIDGAVAALAGPTRRIMLALGRMHVAAFAAQPQHHYLLRFVDAPDQPPGLPHHTLIVDRGPFTATGDSALMEAHAIDLVVCKNAGGQGAEAKLIAARYLGLPVLMIDRPVVPDRAECYRPEDVLVWLGHDAEPKAERGV
- a CDS encoding bifunctional cobalt-precorrin-7 (C(5))-methyltransferase/cobalt-precorrin-6B (C(15))-methyltransferase — translated: MADMAPEAWLTIIGIGEDGPDGLSAAAGTALAQAGLVMGPARHLSLLPAITCTMIEWPVPFADGIALLMQHRGQRVVMLASGDPFWFGAGSSVASLLDPGEWVAIPAPSTFTLAVARLGWPVQDVACLGLHAAPLDRLKPHLAPGRRVIALLRDGAAVAALADYLTGQGFGASALHVMEALGGPRERVRTARAEGLSFTDIAHPVAAGIECAGHGPSLPLTAGRPDHWFASDGQLTKRPVRALTLSALAPCAGELLWDIGAGSGSIGIEWLLAHPANRACAIEADPVRADRVRANAAALGVDRLKVVVGTVPDTLPPGPSPDAVFIGGGLSDALLDALWARLPAGTRLVANAVTLESEALLARWHGQTGGSLLRIELADAAPLGSRHGWRARYPVVQWSAVL